In Malus sylvestris chromosome 2, drMalSylv7.2, whole genome shotgun sequence, the genomic stretch CCTGTTGTTCAGGAATCAATTCAGCCAACTGAGAACGAAGTTCCTGCATGGCATTggcaacaaaaacacaatcacAATCACAACCAAAATGATGGTCATGAGCAAGTTTGTTACTACTTTGCAATAAATGAAAGAGAAAATATGAGTGCGAAAATTTAGAGGCTCCAATGTACATGTAGTAATAAAATTGAGTCGATTAATAAGATATTTTATTGATTCATAAGCGGACTGTCGAGTCTATCTTGTACAAGGAAGAAAAGGACTCACAAGATCAGTGGAGCTCTGCGTTTGGATCCATCTGACGGAATCTCTGAGACTCGACTGTTGCCCCTGCAACCAAAAGCGATCGCCATCACAATCACAATCACATTTGgttccagaaaaataaaaataaaaattccaatgaatctgagaaataataaaaagcCGATTTCAGTCTGAAtaagggaaaaggaaaaggaactCACAAGACGGGAACGGAGCTTGGAAAGCGCGGTGACGCTCCTGAAGAACACCATCGATGACTGCACCGATCGATCACCTGTCTCTCTCTTGCCGTACTCTGCACCGAACCAACTCAATTACGTATTAAATATGAATTTCACAAAATACAGACAACATTCCAAAGCCCAGCCCACCCCAACCCAACCCGAAAgacagagagaaagaagagtcGAGGAGAGAATTACAATTTAATTTTGGAGTTGCGCTTGAAAATTCAAAATGGCTGAAAAAAAGGAAAGTACGTAGAGACTAGGGACGGAGTGagtcaaaactcaaaagtcaGAGAAATAGTAGTGGAATCTGAAGGGATTAGGATTTTCTCTCCCCTCTCTTCATCATCTTTCATTATCTcctctcacattttttttattttatttttttattattataaaaaattaatataaaatgttaacgtgcaTTAACTGTAACCGTTCAAATAAAAGAGGGGAAaatgaaaacgaaaaaaaatgaagaaagaatCCTACTTTAATATGAATGTTAAAGGTAATTTGAGACCAACCACGAAATCAAACGCAGCCGCTCCCTCGTTTActtttcaaagtttcaaacccCTCTCTTCCCCTTGTCCCTTTTTTGTTTTAACATTACACtctggtatatttatattttagttatttaaacAATacattaggaagaaaaaaaaacagtcacGCCTCTGCACATTTGATAAGGattccatctttttttttatcaattgtctattttaccgactaacaaaattattttacaagaaaattacactttaataattttttatttataagtggCAGATTTTATATTTCAACATTTGAAAGATATTTGATATCATAATAAATTAAGAACGTGACTTGGactaatattaatattttattgaaaaaattcaaagtcaatatatttatattataggAGAGCAAATAGAAATAGGTAGAGCAACGCATGAAGGGCGGCCAGCGCATGGCTATCAACATCACTTGGGTATCTGATGCCTTTTGCTGACCGTTCAAAATTCAGAAAAATCTAGTTTGAAAGCTGTTTATTTAGACAACAAAAAAGGaccaaaaaaaaaggacaaataGTGCGTATGTGTTATCTAGAAGTGCGCTtggtttttaaaattattaaaacatCAAAAACGTGTCTGTTTCCAATATTTAGTAGAATGAGTATGGGTTGGGCCGACTACTTGAGTCCAATTGGCGAATTTATCCTCCTATTGAGATTAGGTCATGGATTAAAATGATGACCTCAAAATTAGCACGAGTCTCCAAAGAAAGGTGTACTCAAATGTCACCCCCAAAATATTTAGCTTTTCGGcgcttgaaaagaaaaaaaatggagaagcaGACGAGACCACCAAAGCTTCCCTTTTCCCATCCCAACCCAAAATATCCATCACCCCCAAAATTAGATTACGATTACTacgaatttatttatttagggaAGAGGGTGGGAGGGTCGGTTTCTCTCTTGTATTTATTCCGCCTCAGCCAAGCCTTAGCAGCCTTTCATACCTcagccgccgccgccgccgccgccgccgccgccaccatcagatgatgatgatgatgatgaagcgTCGTCACCATTTCAGCTTTGCCCGCTCGGCTTTGGAATTGGGCCTGGTTTCAATTTCCAATTCCAGTTGCTTCTTGGTATGTATCTCTCTTTGCTATGCTTTGCTTTGTTTTGTATTCCCATGGATGCTACCGCCACGCCACGCCACTTTTTAGTTTTCTTCTATCTATCTATGTATTAGCTGAAGTCAAATTAGTCTGCAATTCTaccccttttttctttcttttctaattttatCTTGCTTGCTTATGCATTTGATTTCCGTTATCAATTGATGCAAAAATGAATTCCCCGACTCCCTTAGTTTTGCTTCCAAATACTCAACACAGACTCTGTCTGTGATAGGAGGCATATGCACTTAACTCTCACAAGCACCCACTAGTTTCATTTCTTGATGCTCATATCTGTTCTGAGCGAGAATTATATATTTGTGACTATCGAAATTATACTCTTTCCATTAGGTCCACTTGGAAACTGCGTCGTCTTCCACCCCCGGAATTGGAATTATTCATGCTAACGGTTCACTTccccatcaaatgaatgcatcCACGCCAAGGATGTTCGCTACTTCTAGCGCTAACTTATCAGAACGTCTTCCTAAAGACAATCCTGCTTCTGATATGTTAATCGACTCGTTTGGGAGGCTCCACACTTACTTGAGGATCTCCTTGACAGAACGTTGCAATCTCCGCTGTCAATACTGTATGCCTGCTGACGGTGTGGAGCTCACCCCCAGCCCTAAACTTCTTTCACAGACTGAGATTCTTCGCTTGGCAAAGCTGTTTGTAAGCTCAGGTGTAGACAAAATTCGTTTGACTGGAGGGGAGCCAACCGTAAGGAAAGATATTGAAGACATATGTTTAAACTTATCTAACTTGAATGGATTGAAAACGCTGGCCATTACTACCAATGGAATTACTCTTGCAAGAAAACTTCCCAAGCTCAAAGAATGTGGCCTTACTGCTCTCAATATTAGCTTAGACACGTTGGTCCCTGCAAAGTTCGAATTTATGACCAGGCGTAAAGGTCATCAACGGGTTATGGAATCAATCAACGCTGCCATAGAACTTGGATATAATCCTGTTAAAGTATGTTTCTTTCTCTCAAACTTGTAATACTATTTTCATTTCCTCTGAACTTTGCATACACTAATACATTGTCATGCACAAGTGCCATTCATTATATGCTTTCTATTCTATTCAGGTAAACTGCGTGGTGATGCGTGGATTCAATGATGATGAAATTTGTGATTTCGTAGAGCTGACACGTGATAAACCGATTAACATTCGATTCATTGAATTCATGCCTTTTGATGGAAATGTTTGGAATGTTAAAAAACTTGTACCCTACTCGGAAATGTTGGATACAGTGGTAAGGTAGAACTCTGACTAAGAATCCTGCAAATTGATTTCTTAATGCCTTTATACATCCCTCACCTCACTTGCTATTAATGAACAGGTAAAGCGTTTTGCAGGTCTAAAGAGACTTAAGGATCACCCAACAGATACGGCCAAGAATTTCAGGGTAGATGAACATGTTGGAGTAGTTTCTTTTATCACATCAATGACTGAGCATTTTTGTGCGGGTTGCAATAGACTGCGACTCTTAGCTGATGGGAACTTCAAAGTTTGCTTGTTTGGTCCTTCAGAGGTGAATTGTCTCCCTGTTTAAGCTTTTGGCTTAGTACTAGAATTTGACAAGTATTATATGCAGTAAACTAGCATCATCATTTCCGatatttttctttctgccaTGGACTCTTAAGAATACTTTCAGGGATTTATGCATATGCTATTTTTGCTTAAGCAATCCATCTAGCTTTTTGGACAGATTGATGCTTACTTTTTTGCAAGTCAAGTGCTAAGTTTGCTTAGTGCACCACTGATACAGGACTGGACCAGAAACatacaaaggaaaagaaaagattgTGCTCGGTTACTATTCATAGTACCATAGTAGCACTTATCATTAGGTTTTTGTGTCCTTTTGTGTTCTTTGTATTGGGATTTTAGATGGTTTAAGGGCAAGGGTTTTTCCTATTAAGGATTTTGTGCTCCATCTTCTTATAGTTATATACAATCACCTAGTAGTAGTACTATACTCCTTACTTCTTGTTATTAAGGTAGCCTTTGGTAGCTATTAGCCACCCTCCATATTTCTCAAACATGCTTACCCTTAAATTTTTGTAGCTCAGGGTAAAGGTGGTCCACATTTTAGTATTCTGGCTATAAGAAGCTTCTCCCTTTTTTAGGTTTTTCATATCTATTACCGGATAGGCTATGTGCTCAAAATTATTAAAGGGAAGAAGCCATTGTAGTCCAAATTTAATAGATAATATATGGGTACTGAACTGGGATGTATTGATAGCCATGAAGGGTAAGGGATCTCTGAAATTGGGGTGCTGATCAGTACGGACAGTGACACTAGACTTATCTCACAGAAGATCATAGGCTTTTCTGGCAACTTTGCTGGACTACATCTATAGAACTGAAATTTTTGATGAACACAAAATTTTCTCCTGCACATCAACCAAAAGCTCACAAAATCATAGTTGAAATTTAACAAGCAAtaaaagaaattcaagaaacacCAGAGTAAAAGTGTGATTCTTTATTTTTGATGAAGATCCTCTATCTGTATGTTATTCTTCCTAAATCTATATTTATTCTCCAcgaggcttttttttttaatctcttttgtttttcttttggttttgtttgtggTCTACTTATATTAGCTTTAAGTTAAAGCATTAGGAATATGTGCAAcagaaattttaaataatacttTCCTGTTATTAAAATAAGATGTTTAATTTGCAGGTCAGCTTAAGAGATCCTCTTCGTGATGGTGCTGATGATCACGAGCTGAGAGAAATAATCGGGTCAGCGGTATGTGCATGATAATTTGTTCAGAAATGCTCAATGCTTCAACGATCGAATTGTTTTGTGTTTGATCAAAAGTTCATGTTCTCATGCAAAATTCAGCTTTCAAGCTTTCCTGTTATGGATTTTGAAGCCTTCTTTTCATGTTTGCTATAGGTAAAGAGGAAGAAAGCTTCGCACGCCGGAATGTTTGACATTGCGAAGACGGCGAATAGGCCTATGATACATATTGGTGGCTAATGCTTGGTATGACCTCCATTCACGAAATTCTATATTGCCAATTTCTTCAAAGGAAACATCTACAGATTTAGTGGTAAAAACTTGATCCACCTTAATCTAGCGAGAGTGATACAAAATGGAATAACTGTATCTGCAGGTTCTGTAGAATATAAACTTGGACGCAGAGAGCATAAACAGAGCTGTCTGTCATATTTTGTAGTGCCGATCTAAGCCTCTCATTAAAGAGTGGAAAGAACATGTTGGTGATATTTGTTACTGGGGCTGCTGGCATCTGGATAAGCAAGCAGTGAGATACTTGAGCCAGGACAAGAAAAAAGATGTTGGTTTTGTACTTTTAGATTTCCTCTGATCTTTGTTGGCATTTATGCTGaaagaaacatttttccttGTAACCTATATTATGTATTATCGAAGGAATAAATGGCTAAATTGTATTCACTGAGCAATTTAGCAATTGTTCGTAGTTGTGTGTAATCTTTCCGATGAACGATCATTCATTTTCTCATGTCCCTTGTTCTACAACTGCTGATATGGGATTATACGTAGTTTGCACTAGCTACGGCTACTTAATTAAGAAACTCTCTAGAGAGATGATATAGTTAGTCATTCATCTCTAAGTAAATCCATGGGGATGGAGGAAGATGTTAATCATGAATGAAGTTAAGGAAATCCAGTACTTAACTCTTCGATGAAGCCATCCGAATCTGAGAAACCATCCAACAAACCGTTTATCTTCTCACTCTGCAGGTCGCCTGACAACGATGTGGATGATCTCCCCGCgtagttgagagagagagagagagagatggaggaaTTGTTATATAAAGGAGGTAGTAGTATTAATATTGAACAAGTTGCTGCAGGCCATAACCATAGAAAGGTAAGatccctcatcctcctccattcCCCATTTGAAGGCTTTCGGCTAAATCTAgcgacagaaaaaaaaaaatttaaattaaattaaaaaaaaaaatacacacacacacacaaaaaaaaaaaagaaagaaaagggcaTGCACTGCACGGATACAGGTACAATGATTGGAGGGTCTGCATCTGCATGCAACTTAATATGATGTGCACGTACGCACTTTAGTGCAAACGTTAATGTTGCAGACCGCAGTTAGGGTGATACCTCCCCTTCCCATACCCTTCCCATGCTTTCTTATTTTGTGCGATCACGGTTAAAttacattaatattttatattaatttttggcctaatcggataaatggtcatTCGGAAGATAGttcctgtggtaaaaaaattcggatttaaacccatgcttttccgttccgttccgttaACCCtttttctcactctctctctctcttccctccccCAATGGATGCTACTCCATCTCCGTCGTCTACCTCCATCGGAATCGCTCTCAGACCTCCCGAATAAAAGAAATTCAGTCAGATACCTTAATCAAAGTGGCTTTCCTGCTTGATGCATTATCAACTGTAACCCTAAAATTCCCATATCAGCAAGAAAACATATCAGAAAACAGTAAAAAAATGGAGAATTTCAGCTCAAGAAAAATTGATATTTCAAGAAAACAAGCAAAAGCCAATTTTTTACAACAAACAATTCGACCCCGAAAAATCCCAGAAACGAATGGGGGAGTGAATTTACATCGGGGGGTTGATTCTCATGGCAAGCTTCTCGAACTCGTCGTCGACGGCGAGAGAAGGGGACCAACAATCCATTGGGGAGAAGGAACCAACGCCCCGAACCCGTCACACCAGACCTGATAATACAAGCTGACTCGGCGCGGCAAAGGAGCCGCCAGATTCAAACAAGGCCTCGGCTTCTCTTCCGCAAACTTGGATTCCAAAAATGCCTCTGAGCGCGGCTCACCGCTGCTGTATTCCACCTCGTCTTCCTTACTCAGTAAGTTTGTTAAGGCGTCCAGATTGAATCCATACAGAACAAGCTCAAGAGGAAGAAGGCCGAATGAGCGGAGGAAAGAGAGAATAGGCAACCGGCTGGGGTTTCGGAGAGAGAGAATAGGCATTCGAGGAAGCGGAGCAGGAGCAGAGAGAGGCATTCGAGGCGGAGAAGTAGGAGCAGAGAGAGGTATAGAGAAAGAGATAGGGATAGGGATAGGGATAGGGATAGGAGGAGGAGCAGGTCTGAGAGCGATTCCGATGGAGGTAGTCAACGGAGATGGAGTAGCATCCATTGggggagggaagagagagagagtgagatgaGGGGTTAACGGAACGTAACggaagggcataaatcctaacacaCTTAGACCTTAGggtttaaattcaaatttttttactaCAGAACTatcttc encodes the following:
- the LOC126598414 gene encoding GTP 3',8-cyclase, mitochondrial, with product MMMMMMKRRHHFSFARSALELGLVSISNSSCFLVHLETASSSTPGIGIIHANGSLPHQMNASTPRMFATSSANLSERLPKDNPASDMLIDSFGRLHTYLRISLTERCNLRCQYCMPADGVELTPSPKLLSQTEILRLAKLFVSSGVDKIRLTGGEPTVRKDIEDICLNLSNLNGLKTLAITTNGITLARKLPKLKECGLTALNISLDTLVPAKFEFMTRRKGHQRVMESINAAIELGYNPVKVNCVVMRGFNDDEICDFVELTRDKPINIRFIEFMPFDGNVWNVKKLVPYSEMLDTVVKRFAGLKRLKDHPTDTAKNFRVDEHVGVVSFITSMTEHFCAGCNRLRLLADGNFKVCLFGPSEVSLRDPLRDGADDHELREIIGSAVKRKKASHAGMFDIAKTANRPMIHIGG